In Apis cerana isolate GH-2021 linkage group LG5, AcerK_1.0, whole genome shotgun sequence, a single genomic region encodes these proteins:
- the LOC108003320 gene encoding waprin-Phi1, whose protein sequence is MKLLIIFTLMLYFTITYGQFRDEYRYEPFVEKPGSCPPPLPVYICSQSCFSDSHCLGIGKCCPTNCGGFVCTKPVTMRKTSKEKPGSCPAIPKGRWICSSTCSVDSDCRGTMKCCKNRCGAMACQKPDIQESIDIPLSEDSYDISRNVNPRVNPNNYPYYFYNN, encoded by the exons ATGaagcttttaataattttcacattgATGTTATACTTCACCATTACATATGGTCAATTCAG agATGAATACAGATATGAACCATTTGTTGAGAAACCAGGTTCCTGTCCACCACCATTGCCAGTGTATATTTGTAGTCAATCTTGTTTTTCTGATTCACATTGCTTAGGAATTGGCAAATGTTGTCCTACTAATTGTGGAGGCTTTGTTTGCACAAAACCTGTGACTATGAGGAAAACTTCTAaag aaAAACCAGGTTCCTGCCCAGCAATACCTAAAGGAAGATGGATATGTTCATCAACTTGTAGTGTTGATAGTGATTGCAGAGGAACAATGAAATGTTGTAAGAATCGTTGTGGAGCCATGGCTTGTCAAAAGCCAGATATTCAAGAATCTATAGACATCCCACTGTCAGAAGATTCTTATGATATTTCCAGAAATGTCAATCCCAGAGTCAATCCAAATAATTatccttattatttttataataattag
- the LOC108003286 gene encoding waprin-Thr1 isoform X2, translated as MYKKGTILVLACLLIATAVCQLSYKEGHCPLRNSVSKCTPRCVSDYQCFFNEKCCPNKCGSESCVQASPINTGNGYKGSNDDVYCAGIKCGPYEKCQFDRKTKREKCVRT; from the exons atgtata AAAAAGGAACAATTCTCGTGTTAGCATGTTTATTAATTGCCACAGCAGTCTGTCAACTATCTT ATAAAGAGGGTCATTGTCCATTAAGAAATAGTGTTTCAAAATGCACTCCTAGATGTGTTTCCGATTaccaatgtttttttaatgaaaaatgttgtCCAAATAAATGTGGAAGTGAATCTTGTGTTCAAGCAAGTCCTATTAATACTGGCAATGGATATAAAGGATCGAATG atgaTGTTTATTGCGCTGGAATAAAATGTGGTCCATATGAAAAATGTCAATTTGATCGTAAAACAAAACGAGAGAAATGTGTTCGtacataa
- the LOC108003286 gene encoding waprin-Thr1 isoform X3: protein MYNKEGHCPLRNSVSKCTPRCVSDYQCFFNEKCCPNKCGSESCVQASPINTGNGYKGSNDDVYCAGIKCGPYEKCQFDRKTKREKCVRT, encoded by the exons atgtata ATAAAGAGGGTCATTGTCCATTAAGAAATAGTGTTTCAAAATGCACTCCTAGATGTGTTTCCGATTaccaatgtttttttaatgaaaaatgttgtCCAAATAAATGTGGAAGTGAATCTTGTGTTCAAGCAAGTCCTATTAATACTGGCAATGGATATAAAGGATCGAATG atgaTGTTTATTGCGCTGGAATAAAATGTGGTCCATATGAAAAATGTCAATTTGATCGTAAAACAAAACGAGAGAAATGTGTTCGtacataa
- the LOC108003286 gene encoding waprin-Thr1 isoform X1: MDNELYFVIEKGTILVLACLLIATAVCQLSYKEGHCPLRNSVSKCTPRCVSDYQCFFNEKCCPNKCGSESCVQASPINTGNGYKGSNDDVYCAGIKCGPYEKCQFDRKTKREKCVRT; this comes from the exons atggaTAATGAACTTTATTTTGTCATAGAAAAAGGAACAATTCTCGTGTTAGCATGTTTATTAATTGCCACAGCAGTCTGTCAACTATCTT ATAAAGAGGGTCATTGTCCATTAAGAAATAGTGTTTCAAAATGCACTCCTAGATGTGTTTCCGATTaccaatgtttttttaatgaaaaatgttgtCCAAATAAATGTGGAAGTGAATCTTGTGTTCAAGCAAGTCCTATTAATACTGGCAATGGATATAAAGGATCGAATG atgaTGTTTATTGCGCTGGAATAAAATGTGGTCCATATGAAAAATGTCAATTTGATCGTAAAACAAAACGAGAGAAATGTGTTCGtacataa
- the LOC108003285 gene encoding receptor-binding cancer antigen expressed on SiSo cells → MAIEFLVNRLKALVVFLLGVFRRAMCCFRRRRRSSCDSIPLSAIGVVPNTLNTTQPELEHWDQWEENPVVIVSDRPVDTIQAKIEQYRQQASKPPESTEEQQPDFFENMTPKITAQTKILIKDKSLENTSWNSTKFAVINDPIPSNELGEWEDNAVGWEEETTKEFGDPTKTLREQKRREREQRLFEQQQKRIERSSRPQPLGAKLNS, encoded by the exons ATGGCAATAGAATTTTTAGTAAATCGATTGAAAGCACTCGTCGTATTTCTTTTGGGAGTATTTCGGCGAGCAATGTGCTGTTTTCGACGTCGAAGAAGATCATCCTGTGATTCTATTCCCTTATCTGCTATTGGCGTAGTACCGAACACCTTAAACACAACACAACCA GAATTAGAGCACTGGGATCAATGGGAGGAAAATCCTGTCGTGATCGTGTCAGATAGGCCAGTTGACACAATACAAGCAAAGATTGAACAATATAGACAGCAAGCATCTAAACCACCAGAATCTACAGAAGAACAACAACCAGATTTTTTTGAA AATATGACACCAAAGATCACTGCAcagacaaaaattttaattaaagataaaagtttAGAGAATACATCCTGgaattcaacaaaatttgcTGTGATCAATGATCCTATACCATCT AATGAATTAGGAGAATGGGAAGACAATGCTGTTGGCTGGGAGGAAGAAACAACAAAAGAATTTGGAGATCCCACAAAAACATTGAGGGAACAaaaacgaagagaaagagaacaaCGACTATTTGAACAGCAACAAAAGAGAATCGAACGCAGTTCAAGACCACAACCATTAGGAGCAAAATTAAACTCTTGA